In Bradyrhizobium sp. 1(2017), one DNA window encodes the following:
- a CDS encoding AzlC family ABC transporter permease, with the protein MALPPLDSPQWQSPWRAFAWGLRSVTQTILTLVLFATYLGIGALAHDTHFSLLWALCSTLFVWAGPAQIILITTLGSGATIIQSAIAVTVSAIRLFPMVVSVLPLMRTPTTKRRELFFAAHLTAVTLWVECHRFLPQVPRERRIAFVNGLGFGLVSVCLIANTVGFFLAANLTRTLGAAILMLTPLSFLFSTARNSREAADVVALALGVLLYPLAAKMNSGLDILVSGLIAGTIAYGVHWWREVRA; encoded by the coding sequence GTGGCGCTTCCCCCGCTCGATTCACCTCAATGGCAAAGTCCCTGGCGCGCGTTTGCCTGGGGGCTGCGCTCGGTCACGCAGACGATCCTCACGCTCGTCCTGTTCGCGACTTATCTCGGCATCGGCGCACTGGCCCATGACACCCATTTCAGCCTGCTCTGGGCGTTGTGTTCGACGCTGTTCGTCTGGGCAGGTCCGGCGCAGATCATCTTGATCACCACGCTCGGCTCGGGCGCCACCATCATCCAGTCGGCGATTGCAGTCACCGTCAGCGCGATCCGGCTGTTTCCCATGGTGGTCTCGGTGCTGCCGCTGATGCGTACGCCGACGACCAAGCGGCGTGAGCTGTTTTTCGCGGCGCATCTCACGGCCGTGACGCTGTGGGTCGAATGCCATCGCTTCCTGCCACAGGTGCCGCGCGAGCGGCGCATCGCCTTCGTCAACGGGCTTGGCTTCGGTCTAGTCTCGGTATGCCTCATCGCCAACACGGTGGGCTTTTTCCTCGCCGCCAATCTGACACGGACGCTGGGGGCCGCGATCCTGATGCTGACGCCGCTGTCGTTCCTGTTCTCGACCGCGCGCAATAGCCGTGAGGCTGCCGACGTCGTCGCGCTGGCGCTCGGCGTCTTGCTCTATCCGCTGGCTGCGAAAATGAACTCTGGCCTCGACATCCTCGTCAGCGGCCTCATAGCCGGCACCATTGCCTATGGCGTGCATTGGTGGCGGGAGGTGCGCGCATGA
- the tsaA gene encoding tRNA (N6-threonylcarbamoyladenosine(37)-N6)-methyltransferase TrmO has product MVREQELREGELAIELPATQDAGLVFIGRIRTPWASRLETPRQGRQDGPVCRLEIFEPFVPAIKGVDFYSNLEVLYWLDKSRRDIILQSPKNNEKTRGTFSLRSPVRPNPIGTSIVKLVGIEGNAILVRGLDCIDNTPLIDIKPDRCEFTPLAAPQAGDFQTE; this is encoded by the coding sequence ATGGTTCGCGAACAGGAGCTCCGCGAGGGCGAACTCGCCATCGAGCTGCCAGCGACGCAAGATGCCGGCCTCGTCTTCATCGGCCGTATCCGCACGCCCTGGGCGTCGCGGCTGGAGACGCCGCGGCAGGGGCGTCAGGATGGCCCGGTGTGCCGGCTCGAGATCTTCGAGCCGTTCGTGCCGGCGATCAAGGGCGTGGATTTCTACAGCAATCTCGAAGTGCTCTATTGGCTCGACAAGTCGCGCCGCGACATCATCCTGCAAAGCCCGAAGAACAACGAGAAGACCCGCGGCACGTTTTCGCTGCGCTCCCCGGTGCGGCCCAATCCAATCGGCACGTCGATCGTGAAGCTGGTCGGGATCGAGGGCAACGCGATCCTGGTGCGCGGCCTCGACTGCATCGACAACACACCGCTGATCGACATCAAGCCCGACCGCTGCGAGTTCACGCCGTTGGCCGCACCGCAGGCAGGGGATTTCCAGACGGAGTAG
- a CDS encoding AzlD domain-containing protein has protein sequence MSYAQLIGDWQALVVLFVAGVVPNQIWRMLGLWFGGGIDEGSELLVWVRAVATAILAGVIAQIVVEPPGALASVPDVLRYCAVGAGLVVFLLTRRSIFAGVVTGEVFMLAGKWWLG, from the coding sequence ATGAGCTACGCGCAGCTGATCGGCGACTGGCAGGCGCTCGTCGTGCTGTTCGTCGCCGGCGTCGTTCCCAACCAGATCTGGCGCATGCTGGGCCTGTGGTTCGGCGGTGGCATCGACGAGGGCTCCGAGCTGCTGGTCTGGGTGCGGGCGGTCGCAACCGCGATCCTGGCCGGCGTCATCGCCCAGATCGTGGTCGAGCCGCCCGGAGCGCTGGCGAGCGTGCCTGACGTCCTGCGCTATTGCGCGGTCGGCGCCGGCCTCGTGGTCTTCCTGCTGACCCGCCGCTCGATCTTCGCGGGTGTGGTCACGGGCGAAGTCTTCATGCTGGCCGGCAAGTGGTGGTTGGGCTAA
- a CDS encoding HIT family protein produces the protein MTAYDTNNIFAKILRGELPCHKVYEDEHVFAFLDIMPRVPGHTLVIPKAPARNILDIKPDDYAHVARGAHKIAASAMKAFDADGITVQQFNEPAGGQVVFHLHMHVMPRHDGVAMLPPASRKEETKVLEEHAAKLIAALKAG, from the coding sequence ATGACCGCCTACGACACCAACAACATCTTCGCAAAGATCCTGCGCGGCGAGCTGCCCTGCCACAAGGTGTACGAGGATGAGCACGTCTTCGCCTTCCTCGACATCATGCCGCGCGTGCCAGGCCATACGCTGGTGATCCCGAAGGCCCCTGCCCGCAACATCCTCGACATCAAGCCGGACGATTACGCCCATGTCGCCCGCGGCGCGCACAAGATCGCGGCGTCCGCGATGAAGGCGTTCGACGCCGACGGCATCACCGTGCAGCAGTTCAACGAGCCCGCCGGCGGACAGGTGGTGTTTCATCTGCATATGCACGTGATGCCACGCCACGACGGCGTCGCCATGCTGCCGCCGGCCAGCCGCAAGGAAGAGACCAAGGTGCTGGAAGAGCACGCGGCCAAGCTGATCGCGGCGTTGAAGGCGGGCTAG
- a CDS encoding GNAT family N-acetyltransferase yields MASSEITLKAVPSVGEVSPEDWDACANPGRACNGHGEGTSSLRPGDSLGLLKPAYNPFVSHAFLSAVEKSGSATIRTGWGPRHLVAKADGRVAGVVPCYLKSHSQGEYVFDRGWADAYERAGGRYYPKLQVSVPFTPATGPRLLVRDGVERERITEALASGLVALCGVSKASSVHVTFAREAEWKLLAEHGFLQRTDQQFHWHNDGFANFDDFLATLNSRHRKSIKRERRDALAAGITIHWLTGKDITEDAWDAFFAFYMETGSRKWGRPYLTREFFSLIGETMSEDVLLVMARRNDRWIAGAINFIGSDTLFGRNWGAVEHHPFLHFEVCYYQAIDFAIKRGLTHVEAGAQGEHKIARGYLPRTTHSAHFIADPGLRRAIDDYLKRERAYVAEAGRELAELGPFRKGIDEAP; encoded by the coding sequence ATGGCATCATCCGAAATTACGCTCAAGGCCGTACCATCCGTTGGCGAGGTATCGCCGGAGGATTGGGACGCCTGCGCCAATCCCGGCAGGGCCTGCAATGGGCATGGCGAAGGAACCTCATCCCTTCGTCCAGGCGATTCCCTTGGCCTCTTAAAACCCGCTTATAACCCGTTCGTCTCGCACGCATTTCTCTCCGCCGTGGAGAAATCGGGTTCGGCGACGATCCGTACCGGCTGGGGACCGCGTCACCTCGTGGCCAAGGCCGATGGCCGCGTCGCCGGTGTCGTGCCCTGCTATCTGAAATCACACAGCCAGGGCGAATATGTCTTCGACCGCGGCTGGGCGGATGCCTATGAGCGTGCCGGCGGGCGCTACTATCCCAAGCTCCAGGTCTCCGTTCCCTTCACGCCGGCGACCGGACCCCGGCTGCTGGTCCGCGACGGCGTCGAGCGCGAGCGCATCACCGAGGCGCTGGCGAGCGGGCTGGTGGCGCTGTGCGGGGTCAGCAAGGCCTCCTCGGTGCACGTCACCTTCGCGCGCGAGGCGGAGTGGAAGCTGCTCGCCGAGCACGGCTTCCTTCAGCGCACCGACCAGCAGTTCCACTGGCACAACGACGGCTTTGCGAATTTCGACGACTTCCTGGCGACGCTGAATTCGCGCCACCGCAAGTCGATCAAGCGCGAGCGGCGCGATGCGCTCGCCGCCGGCATCACCATCCACTGGCTCACGGGCAAGGACATCACCGAGGACGCCTGGGATGCCTTCTTCGCGTTCTACATGGAAACCGGCTCGCGCAAATGGGGCCGGCCATACCTCACGCGCGAGTTCTTCTCGCTGATCGGCGAGACGATGAGCGAGGACGTACTGCTGGTGATGGCCCGCCGCAACGATCGCTGGATCGCGGGCGCGATCAACTTCATCGGCTCGGACACGCTGTTCGGCCGCAACTGGGGCGCGGTCGAGCATCACCCGTTCCTGCATTTCGAGGTCTGCTACTATCAGGCGATCGATTTCGCGATCAAACGCGGCCTGACGCATGTTGAGGCGGGCGCGCAAGGCGAGCACAAGATCGCCCGTGGCTACCTGCCGCGCACCACCCATTCCGCCCACTTCATCGCCGATCCCGGCCTGCGCCGCGCCATCGACGATTATCTCAAGCGCGAGCGCGCCTATGTCGCCGAAGCCGGACGGGAGCTCGCCGAGCTCGGCCCGTTCCGCAAAGGCATCGACGAGGCGCCTTGA